The Macaca fascicularis isolate 582-1 chromosome 1, T2T-MFA8v1.1 genome includes a window with the following:
- the MIB2 gene encoding E3 ubiquitin-protein ligase MIB2 isoform X13: protein MDPSAHRSRAAPPNMDPDPQAGVQVGMRVVRGVDWKWGQQDGGEGGVGTVVELGRHGSPSTPDRTVVVQWDQGTRTNYRAGYQGAHDLLLYDNAQIGVRHPNIICDCCKKHGLRGMRWKCRVCLDYDLCTQCYMHNKHELAHAFDRYETAHSRPVTLSPRQGLLRIPLRGIFQGAKVVRGPDWEWGSQDGGEGKPGRVVDIRGWDVETGRSVASVTWADGTTNVYRVGHKGKVDLKCVGEAAGGFYYKDHLPRLGKPAELQRRVSADGQPFQHGDKVKCLLDTDVLREMQEGHGGWNPRMAEFIGQTGTVHRITDRGDVRVQFNHETRWTFHPGALTKALGRVGKVVKVFGDGNLRVAVAGQRWTFSPSCLVAYRPEEDANLDVAERARENKSSLSVALDKLRAQKSDPEHPGRLVVEVALGNMARALDLLRRRPEQVDTKNQGRTALQVAAYLGQVDLVRLLLQARAGVDLPDDEGNTALHYAALGNQPEVGRVLLNAGCRADAINSTQSTALHVAVQRGFLEVVRALCEHGCDVNLPDAHSDTPLHSAISAGTGASGIVEVLTEVPNIDVTATNSQGFTLLHHASLKGHSLAVRKILARARQLVDAKKEDGFTALHLAALNNHREVAQILIREGRCDVNVRNRKLQSPLHLAVQQAHVGLVPLLVDAGCSVNAEDEEGDTALHVALQRHQLLPLVADGAGGDPGPLQLMSRLQASGLPGSTELTVGAAVACFLALEGADVSYTNHRGRSPLDLAAEGRVLKALQGCAQRFRERQAGGGAAPGPRHALGTPNTVTNLHVGAAPGPEAAECLVCSELALLVLFSPCQHRTVCEECARRMKKCIRCQVAVSKKLRADGSEVASAAPAPGPPRQLVEELQSRYRQMEERITCPICIDSHIRLVFQCGHGACAPCGSALSACPICRQPIRDRIQIFV, encoded by the exons ATGGACCCCTCTGCCCACAGGTCCCGAGCAGCCCCGCCCAACATGGACCCAGACCCCCAGGCGGGCGTGCAGGTGGGCATGCGGGTGGTGCGCGGCGTGGACTGGAAGTGGGGCCAGCAGGACGGCGGCGAGGGCGGCGTGGGCACGGTGGTGGAGCTTGGCCGCCACGGCAGCCCCTCGACACCCGACCGCACGGTGGTCGTGCAGTGGGACCAGGGCACACGCACCAACTACCGCGCCGGCTACCAGGGCGCGCACGACCTGCTGCTCTACGACAACGCCCAGATTG gcgTCCGGCACCCCAACATCATCTGTGACTGCTGCAAGAAGCACGGGCTGCGGGGGATGCGCTGGAAGTGCCGCGTGTGCCTGGACTACGACCTCTGCACGCAGTGCTACATGCACAACAAGCACGAGCTTGCCCACGCCTTCGACCGCTACGAGACAGCCCACTCACGCCC TGTCACGCTGAGTCCCCGCCAGGGCCTCCTGAGGATCCCACTAAGGGGCATCTTCCAGGGCGCGAAGGTGGTGCGAGGCCCCGACTGGGAGTGGGGCTCACAGGATG gaggggaagggaaaccAGGCCGTGTGGTGGACATCCGTGGCTGGGATGTGGAGACAGGCCGGAGTGTGGCCAGCGTGACGTGGGCTGATGGTACCACGAACGTGTACCGTGTGGGCCACAAGGGCAAGGTGGACCTCAAGTGTGTGGGCGAGGCAGCAGGCGGCTTCTACTACAAGGACCACCTCCCAAGGCTTG GCAAGCCGGCCGAGCTGCAGCGCAGGGTGAGTGCTGACGGTCAGCCCTTCCAGCACGGGGACAAGGTCAAATGTCTGCTGGACACTGACGTCCTGCGGGAGATGCAGGAAGGCCACGGCGGCTGGAACCCCAGGATGGCGGAG TTTATCGGACAGACGGGCACCGTGCATCGCATCACGGACCGCGGGGACGTGCGCGTGCAGTTCAACCACGAGACGCGCTGGACCTTCCACCCCGGGGCGCTCACCAAG GCCCTGGGCCGCGTCGGGAAAGTGGTGAAAGTGTTTGGAGACGGGAACCTGCGTGTAGCAGTCGCTGGTCAGCGGTGGACCTTCAGCCCCTCCTGCCTGGTGGCCTACCGGCCCGAGGAGGATGCCAACCTGGACGTGGCTGAGCGCGCCCGGGAGAACAAAA GCTCACTGAGCGTGGCCCTGGACAAGCTTCGGGCCCAGAAGAGTGACCCGGAGCACCCGGGAAGGCTGGTGGTGGAGGTGGCGCTGGGTAACATGGCCCGGGCTCTGGACCTGCTGCGGAGGCGTCCAGAGCAG GTGGACACCAAGAACCAAGGCAGGACCGCTCTGCAAGTGGCTGCCTACCTGGGTCAGGTGGACTTGGTACGGCTGCTGCTACAAGCCAGGGCGGGCGTGGACCTGCCGGACGATGAGGGCAACACGGCGCTGCACTACGCGGCCCTGGG GAACCAGCCTGAGGTCGGCAGGGTGCTCCTGAATGCTGGGTGCCGGGCAGATGCCATCAACAGCACCCAGAGCACAGCGCTGCACGTGGCCGTGCAGaggggcttcctggaggtggtgcGGGCCCTGTGTGAGCATGGCTGTGACGTCAACCTGCCT GATGCCCACTCGGACACGCCCCTGCACTCCGCCATCTCGGCGGGCACTGGCGCCAGTGGCATCGTCGAGGTCCTCACGGAGGTGCCAAACATCGATGTCACCGCCACCAACAGCCAGGGTTTCACCTTGCTGCACCATGCCTCCCTCAAAGGCCACTCGCT AGCTGTGAGAAAGATTCTGGCTCGGGCACGGCAGCTGGTGGACGCCAAGAAGGAGGACGGCTTCACGGCGCTCCACCTGGCCGCCCTCAACAACCACCGTGAGGTGGCCCAGATCCTCATCCGGGAG GGCCGCTGTGACGTGAATGTGCGCAACCGGAAGCTGCAGTCCCCGCTGCATCTAGCCGTGCAGCAGGCCCATGTGGGGCTGGTGCCACTGCTGGTGGACGCTGGGTGCAGTGTCAACGCCGAGGACGAGGAGGGGGACACAGCCCTGCACGTGGCGCTGCAGCGTCATCAGCTGCTGCCCCTGGTGGCTGATGGGGCCGGGGGGGACCCAGGGCCCTTGCAGCTGATGTCCAGG CTACAGGCCTCGGGCCTCCCCGGCAGCACGGAGCTGACGGTGGGCGCGGCGGTCGCCTGCTTCCTGGCGCTGGAGGGCGCCGACGTGAGCTACACCAACCACCGCGGCCGGAGCCCGCTGGACCTGGCCGCCGAGGGCCGCGTGCTCAAGGCCCTTCAAGGCTGCGCCCAGCGCTTCCG GGAGCGACAGGCGGGCGGGGGCgcggccccaggccccaggcacGCGCTCGGGACCCCCAACACCGTGACGAACCTGCACGTGGGCGCCGCGCCGGGGCCCGAGGCTGCTGAGTGCCTGGTGTGCTCCGAGCTGGCGCTGCTGGTGCTGTTCTCGCCATGCCAGCACCGCACCGTGTGCGAGG AGTGCGCGCGCAGGATGAAGAAGTGCATCAGGTGCCAGGTGGCCGTCAGCAAGAAGCTACGCGCAG ACGGCTCTGAGGTGGCGAgcgccgcccccgcccccggcccgccgcGCCAGCTGGTGGAGGAGCTGCAGAGCCGCTACCGGCAGATGGAGGAACGTATCACCTGCCCCATCTGCATCGACAGCCACATCCGCCTCGTGTTCCAGTGCGGCCACGGCGCATGCGCCCCCTGCGGCTCCGCGCTCAGCGCCTGCCCGATCTGCCGCCAGCCCATCCGCGACCGCATCCAGATCTTCGTGTGA
- the MIB2 gene encoding E3 ubiquitin-protein ligase MIB2 isoform X8 — protein MGWKPSEARGQSQSLQASGLQPKSLKAAGRATGRPDRSRAAPPNMDPDPQAGVQVGMRVVRGVDWKWGQQDGGEGGVGTVVELGRHGSPSTPDRTVVVQWDQGTRTNYRAGYQGAHDLLLYDNAQIGVRHPNIICDCCKKHGLRGMRWKCRVCLDYDLCTQCYMHNKHELAHAFDRYETAHSRPVTLSPRQGLLRIPLRGIFQGAKVVRGPDWEWGSQDGGEGKPGRVVDIRGWDVETGRSVASVTWADGTTNVYRVGHKGKVDLKCVGEAAGGFYYKDHLPRLGKPAELQRRVSADGQPFQHGDKVKCLLDTDVLREMQEGHGGWNPRMAEFIGQTGTVHRITDRGDVRVQFNHETRWTFHPGALTKALGRVGKVVKVFGDGNLRVAVAGQRWTFSPSCLVAYRPEEDANLDVAERARENKSSLSVALDKLRAQKSDPEHPGRLVVEVALGNMARALDLLRRRPEQVDTKNQGRTALQVAAYLGQVDLVRLLLQARAGVDLPDDEGNTALHYAALGNQPEVGRVLLNAGCRADAINSTQSTALHVAVQRGFLEVVRALCEHGCDVNLPDAHSDTPLHSAISAGTGASGIVEVLTEVPNIDVTATNSQGFTLLHHASLKGHSLAVRKILARARQLVDAKKEDGFTALHLAALNNHREVAQILIREGRCDVNVRNRKLQSPLHLAVQQAHVGLVPLLVDAGCSVNAEDEEGDTALHVALQRHQLLPLVADGAGGDPGPLQLMSRLQASGLPGSTELTVGAAVACFLALEGADVSYTNHRGRSPLDLAAEGRVLKALQGCAQRFRERQAGGGAAPGPRHALGTPNTVTNLHVGAAPGPEAAECLVCSELALLVLFSPCQHRTVCEECARRMKKCIRCQVAVSKKLRADGSEVASAAPAPGPPRQLVEELQSRYRQMEERITCPICIDSHIRLVFQCGHGACAPCGSALSACPICRQPIRDRIQIFV, from the exons ATG GGTTGGAAGCCCAGCGAGGCTAGAGGCCAGTCCCAAAGTCTCCAGGCATCAGGGCTGCAGCCCAAGAGCCTCAAGGCGGCCGGGCGGGCGACTGGACGGCCGGACAG GTCCCGAGCAGCCCCGCCCAACATGGACCCAGACCCCCAGGCGGGCGTGCAGGTGGGCATGCGGGTGGTGCGCGGCGTGGACTGGAAGTGGGGCCAGCAGGACGGCGGCGAGGGCGGCGTGGGCACGGTGGTGGAGCTTGGCCGCCACGGCAGCCCCTCGACACCCGACCGCACGGTGGTCGTGCAGTGGGACCAGGGCACACGCACCAACTACCGCGCCGGCTACCAGGGCGCGCACGACCTGCTGCTCTACGACAACGCCCAGATTG gcgTCCGGCACCCCAACATCATCTGTGACTGCTGCAAGAAGCACGGGCTGCGGGGGATGCGCTGGAAGTGCCGCGTGTGCCTGGACTACGACCTCTGCACGCAGTGCTACATGCACAACAAGCACGAGCTTGCCCACGCCTTCGACCGCTACGAGACAGCCCACTCACGCCC TGTCACGCTGAGTCCCCGCCAGGGCCTCCTGAGGATCCCACTAAGGGGCATCTTCCAGGGCGCGAAGGTGGTGCGAGGCCCCGACTGGGAGTGGGGCTCACAGGATG gaggggaagggaaaccAGGCCGTGTGGTGGACATCCGTGGCTGGGATGTGGAGACAGGCCGGAGTGTGGCCAGCGTGACGTGGGCTGATGGTACCACGAACGTGTACCGTGTGGGCCACAAGGGCAAGGTGGACCTCAAGTGTGTGGGCGAGGCAGCAGGCGGCTTCTACTACAAGGACCACCTCCCAAGGCTTG GCAAGCCGGCCGAGCTGCAGCGCAGGGTGAGTGCTGACGGTCAGCCCTTCCAGCACGGGGACAAGGTCAAATGTCTGCTGGACACTGACGTCCTGCGGGAGATGCAGGAAGGCCACGGCGGCTGGAACCCCAGGATGGCGGAG TTTATCGGACAGACGGGCACCGTGCATCGCATCACGGACCGCGGGGACGTGCGCGTGCAGTTCAACCACGAGACGCGCTGGACCTTCCACCCCGGGGCGCTCACCAAG GCCCTGGGCCGCGTCGGGAAAGTGGTGAAAGTGTTTGGAGACGGGAACCTGCGTGTAGCAGTCGCTGGTCAGCGGTGGACCTTCAGCCCCTCCTGCCTGGTGGCCTACCGGCCCGAGGAGGATGCCAACCTGGACGTGGCTGAGCGCGCCCGGGAGAACAAAA GCTCACTGAGCGTGGCCCTGGACAAGCTTCGGGCCCAGAAGAGTGACCCGGAGCACCCGGGAAGGCTGGTGGTGGAGGTGGCGCTGGGTAACATGGCCCGGGCTCTGGACCTGCTGCGGAGGCGTCCAGAGCAG GTGGACACCAAGAACCAAGGCAGGACCGCTCTGCAAGTGGCTGCCTACCTGGGTCAGGTGGACTTGGTACGGCTGCTGCTACAAGCCAGGGCGGGCGTGGACCTGCCGGACGATGAGGGCAACACGGCGCTGCACTACGCGGCCCTGGG GAACCAGCCTGAGGTCGGCAGGGTGCTCCTGAATGCTGGGTGCCGGGCAGATGCCATCAACAGCACCCAGAGCACAGCGCTGCACGTGGCCGTGCAGaggggcttcctggaggtggtgcGGGCCCTGTGTGAGCATGGCTGTGACGTCAACCTGCCT GATGCCCACTCGGACACGCCCCTGCACTCCGCCATCTCGGCGGGCACTGGCGCCAGTGGCATCGTCGAGGTCCTCACGGAGGTGCCAAACATCGATGTCACCGCCACCAACAGCCAGGGTTTCACCTTGCTGCACCATGCCTCCCTCAAAGGCCACTCGCT AGCTGTGAGAAAGATTCTGGCTCGGGCACGGCAGCTGGTGGACGCCAAGAAGGAGGACGGCTTCACGGCGCTCCACCTGGCCGCCCTCAACAACCACCGTGAGGTGGCCCAGATCCTCATCCGGGAG GGCCGCTGTGACGTGAATGTGCGCAACCGGAAGCTGCAGTCCCCGCTGCATCTAGCCGTGCAGCAGGCCCATGTGGGGCTGGTGCCACTGCTGGTGGACGCTGGGTGCAGTGTCAACGCCGAGGACGAGGAGGGGGACACAGCCCTGCACGTGGCGCTGCAGCGTCATCAGCTGCTGCCCCTGGTGGCTGATGGGGCCGGGGGGGACCCAGGGCCCTTGCAGCTGATGTCCAGG CTACAGGCCTCGGGCCTCCCCGGCAGCACGGAGCTGACGGTGGGCGCGGCGGTCGCCTGCTTCCTGGCGCTGGAGGGCGCCGACGTGAGCTACACCAACCACCGCGGCCGGAGCCCGCTGGACCTGGCCGCCGAGGGCCGCGTGCTCAAGGCCCTTCAAGGCTGCGCCCAGCGCTTCCG GGAGCGACAGGCGGGCGGGGGCgcggccccaggccccaggcacGCGCTCGGGACCCCCAACACCGTGACGAACCTGCACGTGGGCGCCGCGCCGGGGCCCGAGGCTGCTGAGTGCCTGGTGTGCTCCGAGCTGGCGCTGCTGGTGCTGTTCTCGCCATGCCAGCACCGCACCGTGTGCGAGG AGTGCGCGCGCAGGATGAAGAAGTGCATCAGGTGCCAGGTGGCCGTCAGCAAGAAGCTACGCGCAG ACGGCTCTGAGGTGGCGAgcgccgcccccgcccccggcccgccgcGCCAGCTGGTGGAGGAGCTGCAGAGCCGCTACCGGCAGATGGAGGAACGTATCACCTGCCCCATCTGCATCGACAGCCACATCCGCCTCGTGTTCCAGTGCGGCCACGGCGCATGCGCCCCCTGCGGCTCCGCGCTCAGCGCCTGCCCGATCTGCCGCCAGCCCATCCGCGACCGCATCCAGATCTTCGTGTGA
- the MIB2 gene encoding E3 ubiquitin-protein ligase MIB2 isoform X23 — translation MRWKCRVCLDYDLCTQCYMHNKHELAHAFDRYETAHSRPVTLSPRQGLLRIPLRGIFQGAKVVRGPDWEWGSQDGGEGKPGRVVDIRGWDVETGRSVASVTWADGTTNVYRVGHKGKVDLKCVGEAAGGFYYKDHLPRLGKPAELQRRVSADGQPFQHGDKVKCLLDTDVLREMQEGHGGWNPRMAEFIGQTGTVHRITDRGDVRVQFNHETRWTFHPGALTKALGRVGKVVKVFGDGNLRVAVAGQRWTFSPSCLVAYRPEEDANLDVAERARENKSSLSVALDKLRAQKSDPEHPGRLVVEVALGNMARALDLLRRRPEQVDTKNQGRTALQVAAYLGQVDLVRLLLQARAGVDLPDDEGNTALHYAALGNQPEVGRVLLNAGCRADAINSTQSTALHVAVQRGFLEVVRALCEHGCDVNLPDAHSDTPLHSAISAGTGASGIVEVLTEVPNIDVTATNSQGFTLLHHASLKGHSLAVRKILARARQLVDAKKEDGFTALHLAALNNHREVAQILIREGRCDVNVRNRKLQSPLHLAVQQAHVGLVPLLVDAGCSVNAEDEEGDTALHVALQRHQLLPLVADGAGGDPGPLQLMSRLQASGLPGSTELTVGAAVACFLALEGADVSYTNHRGRSPLDLAAEGRVLKALQGCAQRFRERQAGGGAAPGPRHALGTPNTVTNLHVGAAPGPEAAECLVCSELALLVLFSPCQHRTVCEECARRMKKCIRCQVAVSKKLRADGSEVASAAPAPGPPRQLVEELQSRYRQMEERITCPICIDSHIRLVFQCGHGACAPCGSALSACPICRQPIRDRIQIFV, via the exons ATGCGCTGGAAGTGCCGCGTGTGCCTGGACTACGACCTCTGCACGCAGTGCTACATGCACAACAAGCACGAGCTTGCCCACGCCTTCGACCGCTACGAGACAGCCCACTCACGCCC TGTCACGCTGAGTCCCCGCCAGGGCCTCCTGAGGATCCCACTAAGGGGCATCTTCCAGGGCGCGAAGGTGGTGCGAGGCCCCGACTGGGAGTGGGGCTCACAGGATG gaggggaagggaaaccAGGCCGTGTGGTGGACATCCGTGGCTGGGATGTGGAGACAGGCCGGAGTGTGGCCAGCGTGACGTGGGCTGATGGTACCACGAACGTGTACCGTGTGGGCCACAAGGGCAAGGTGGACCTCAAGTGTGTGGGCGAGGCAGCAGGCGGCTTCTACTACAAGGACCACCTCCCAAGGCTTG GCAAGCCGGCCGAGCTGCAGCGCAGGGTGAGTGCTGACGGTCAGCCCTTCCAGCACGGGGACAAGGTCAAATGTCTGCTGGACACTGACGTCCTGCGGGAGATGCAGGAAGGCCACGGCGGCTGGAACCCCAGGATGGCGGAG TTTATCGGACAGACGGGCACCGTGCATCGCATCACGGACCGCGGGGACGTGCGCGTGCAGTTCAACCACGAGACGCGCTGGACCTTCCACCCCGGGGCGCTCACCAAG GCCCTGGGCCGCGTCGGGAAAGTGGTGAAAGTGTTTGGAGACGGGAACCTGCGTGTAGCAGTCGCTGGTCAGCGGTGGACCTTCAGCCCCTCCTGCCTGGTGGCCTACCGGCCCGAGGAGGATGCCAACCTGGACGTGGCTGAGCGCGCCCGGGAGAACAAAA GCTCACTGAGCGTGGCCCTGGACAAGCTTCGGGCCCAGAAGAGTGACCCGGAGCACCCGGGAAGGCTGGTGGTGGAGGTGGCGCTGGGTAACATGGCCCGGGCTCTGGACCTGCTGCGGAGGCGTCCAGAGCAG GTGGACACCAAGAACCAAGGCAGGACCGCTCTGCAAGTGGCTGCCTACCTGGGTCAGGTGGACTTGGTACGGCTGCTGCTACAAGCCAGGGCGGGCGTGGACCTGCCGGACGATGAGGGCAACACGGCGCTGCACTACGCGGCCCTGGG GAACCAGCCTGAGGTCGGCAGGGTGCTCCTGAATGCTGGGTGCCGGGCAGATGCCATCAACAGCACCCAGAGCACAGCGCTGCACGTGGCCGTGCAGaggggcttcctggaggtggtgcGGGCCCTGTGTGAGCATGGCTGTGACGTCAACCTGCCT GATGCCCACTCGGACACGCCCCTGCACTCCGCCATCTCGGCGGGCACTGGCGCCAGTGGCATCGTCGAGGTCCTCACGGAGGTGCCAAACATCGATGTCACCGCCACCAACAGCCAGGGTTTCACCTTGCTGCACCATGCCTCCCTCAAAGGCCACTCGCT AGCTGTGAGAAAGATTCTGGCTCGGGCACGGCAGCTGGTGGACGCCAAGAAGGAGGACGGCTTCACGGCGCTCCACCTGGCCGCCCTCAACAACCACCGTGAGGTGGCCCAGATCCTCATCCGGGAG GGCCGCTGTGACGTGAATGTGCGCAACCGGAAGCTGCAGTCCCCGCTGCATCTAGCCGTGCAGCAGGCCCATGTGGGGCTGGTGCCACTGCTGGTGGACGCTGGGTGCAGTGTCAACGCCGAGGACGAGGAGGGGGACACAGCCCTGCACGTGGCGCTGCAGCGTCATCAGCTGCTGCCCCTGGTGGCTGATGGGGCCGGGGGGGACCCAGGGCCCTTGCAGCTGATGTCCAGG CTACAGGCCTCGGGCCTCCCCGGCAGCACGGAGCTGACGGTGGGCGCGGCGGTCGCCTGCTTCCTGGCGCTGGAGGGCGCCGACGTGAGCTACACCAACCACCGCGGCCGGAGCCCGCTGGACCTGGCCGCCGAGGGCCGCGTGCTCAAGGCCCTTCAAGGCTGCGCCCAGCGCTTCCG GGAGCGACAGGCGGGCGGGGGCgcggccccaggccccaggcacGCGCTCGGGACCCCCAACACCGTGACGAACCTGCACGTGGGCGCCGCGCCGGGGCCCGAGGCTGCTGAGTGCCTGGTGTGCTCCGAGCTGGCGCTGCTGGTGCTGTTCTCGCCATGCCAGCACCGCACCGTGTGCGAGG AGTGCGCGCGCAGGATGAAGAAGTGCATCAGGTGCCAGGTGGCCGTCAGCAAGAAGCTACGCGCAG ACGGCTCTGAGGTGGCGAgcgccgcccccgcccccggcccgccgcGCCAGCTGGTGGAGGAGCTGCAGAGCCGCTACCGGCAGATGGAGGAACGTATCACCTGCCCCATCTGCATCGACAGCCACATCCGCCTCGTGTTCCAGTGCGGCCACGGCGCATGCGCCCCCTGCGGCTCCGCGCTCAGCGCCTGCCCGATCTGCCGCCAGCCCATCCGCGACCGCATCCAGATCTTCGTGTGA
- the MIB2 gene encoding E3 ubiquitin-protein ligase MIB2 isoform X12, with protein sequence MDPDPQAGVQVGMRVVRGVDWKWGQQDGGEGGVGTVVELGRHGSPSTPDRTVVVQWDQGTRTNYRAGYQGAHDLLLYDNAQIGVRHPNIICDCCKKHGLRGMRWKCRVCLDYDLCTQCYMHNKHELAHAFDRYETAHSRPVTLSPRQGLLRIPLRGIFQGAKVVRGPDWEWGSQDGGEGKPGRVVDIRGWDVETGRSVASVTWADGTTNVYRVGHKGKVDLKCVGEAAGGFYYKDHLPRLGKPAELQRRVSADGQPFQHGDKVKCLLDTDVLREMQEGHGGWNPRMAETGTVHRITDRGDVRVQFNHETRWTFHPGALTKHHSFWVGDVVRVIGDLDTVKRLQAGHGEWTDDMAPALGRVGKVVKVFGDGNLRVAVAGQRWTFSPSCLVAYRPEEDANLDVAERARENKSSLSVALDKLRAQKSDPEHPGRLVVEVALGNMARALDLLRRRPEQVDTKNQGRTALQVAAYLGQVDLVRLLLQARAGVDLPDDEGNTALHYAALGNQPEVGRVLLNAGCRADAINSTQSTALHVAVQRGFLEVVRALCEHGCDVNLPDAHSDTPLHSAISAGTGASGIVEVLTEVPNIDVTATNSQGFTLLHHASLKGHSLAVRKILARARQLVDAKKEDGFTALHLAALNNHREVAQILIREGRCDVNVRNRKLQSPLHLAVQQAHVGLVPLLVDAGCSVNAEDEEGDTALHVALQRHQLLPLVADGAGGDPGPLQLMSRLQASGLPGSTELTVGAAVACFLALEGADVSYTNHRGRSPLDLAAEGRVLKALQGCAQRFRERQAGGGAAPGPRHALGTPNTVTNLHVGAAPGPEAAECLVCSELALLVLFSPCQHRTVCEECARRMKKCIRCQVAVSKKLRADGSEVASAAPAPGPPRQLVEELQSRYRQMEERITCPICIDSHIRLVFQCGHGACAPCGSALSACPICRQPIRDRIQIFV encoded by the exons ATGGACCCAGACCCCCAGGCGGGCGTGCAGGTGGGCATGCGGGTGGTGCGCGGCGTGGACTGGAAGTGGGGCCAGCAGGACGGCGGCGAGGGCGGCGTGGGCACGGTGGTGGAGCTTGGCCGCCACGGCAGCCCCTCGACACCCGACCGCACGGTGGTCGTGCAGTGGGACCAGGGCACACGCACCAACTACCGCGCCGGCTACCAGGGCGCGCACGACCTGCTGCTCTACGACAACGCCCAGATTG gcgTCCGGCACCCCAACATCATCTGTGACTGCTGCAAGAAGCACGGGCTGCGGGGGATGCGCTGGAAGTGCCGCGTGTGCCTGGACTACGACCTCTGCACGCAGTGCTACATGCACAACAAGCACGAGCTTGCCCACGCCTTCGACCGCTACGAGACAGCCCACTCACGCCC TGTCACGCTGAGTCCCCGCCAGGGCCTCCTGAGGATCCCACTAAGGGGCATCTTCCAGGGCGCGAAGGTGGTGCGAGGCCCCGACTGGGAGTGGGGCTCACAGGATG gaggggaagggaaaccAGGCCGTGTGGTGGACATCCGTGGCTGGGATGTGGAGACAGGCCGGAGTGTGGCCAGCGTGACGTGGGCTGATGGTACCACGAACGTGTACCGTGTGGGCCACAAGGGCAAGGTGGACCTCAAGTGTGTGGGCGAGGCAGCAGGCGGCTTCTACTACAAGGACCACCTCCCAAGGCTTG GCAAGCCGGCCGAGCTGCAGCGCAGGGTGAGTGCTGACGGTCAGCCCTTCCAGCACGGGGACAAGGTCAAATGTCTGCTGGACACTGACGTCCTGCGGGAGATGCAGGAAGGCCACGGCGGCTGGAACCCCAGGATGGCGGAG ACGGGCACCGTGCATCGCATCACGGACCGCGGGGACGTGCGCGTGCAGTTCAACCACGAGACGCGCTGGACCTTCCACCCCGGGGCGCTCACCAAG CACCACTCCTTCTGGGTGGGCGACGTGGTCCGGGTCATCGGCGACCTTGACACGGTGAAGCGgctgcaggctgggcatggcgaGTGGACGGACGACATGGCCCCT GCCCTGGGCCGCGTCGGGAAAGTGGTGAAAGTGTTTGGAGACGGGAACCTGCGTGTAGCAGTCGCTGGTCAGCGGTGGACCTTCAGCCCCTCCTGCCTGGTGGCCTACCGGCCCGAGGAGGATGCCAACCTGGACGTGGCTGAGCGCGCCCGGGAGAACAAAA GCTCACTGAGCGTGGCCCTGGACAAGCTTCGGGCCCAGAAGAGTGACCCGGAGCACCCGGGAAGGCTGGTGGTGGAGGTGGCGCTGGGTAACATGGCCCGGGCTCTGGACCTGCTGCGGAGGCGTCCAGAGCAG GTGGACACCAAGAACCAAGGCAGGACCGCTCTGCAAGTGGCTGCCTACCTGGGTCAGGTGGACTTGGTACGGCTGCTGCTACAAGCCAGGGCGGGCGTGGACCTGCCGGACGATGAGGGCAACACGGCGCTGCACTACGCGGCCCTGGG GAACCAGCCTGAGGTCGGCAGGGTGCTCCTGAATGCTGGGTGCCGGGCAGATGCCATCAACAGCACCCAGAGCACAGCGCTGCACGTGGCCGTGCAGaggggcttcctggaggtggtgcGGGCCCTGTGTGAGCATGGCTGTGACGTCAACCTGCCT GATGCCCACTCGGACACGCCCCTGCACTCCGCCATCTCGGCGGGCACTGGCGCCAGTGGCATCGTCGAGGTCCTCACGGAGGTGCCAAACATCGATGTCACCGCCACCAACAGCCAGGGTTTCACCTTGCTGCACCATGCCTCCCTCAAAGGCCACTCGCT AGCTGTGAGAAAGATTCTGGCTCGGGCACGGCAGCTGGTGGACGCCAAGAAGGAGGACGGCTTCACGGCGCTCCACCTGGCCGCCCTCAACAACCACCGTGAGGTGGCCCAGATCCTCATCCGGGAG GGCCGCTGTGACGTGAATGTGCGCAACCGGAAGCTGCAGTCCCCGCTGCATCTAGCCGTGCAGCAGGCCCATGTGGGGCTGGTGCCACTGCTGGTGGACGCTGGGTGCAGTGTCAACGCCGAGGACGAGGAGGGGGACACAGCCCTGCACGTGGCGCTGCAGCGTCATCAGCTGCTGCCCCTGGTGGCTGATGGGGCCGGGGGGGACCCAGGGCCCTTGCAGCTGATGTCCAGG CTACAGGCCTCGGGCCTCCCCGGCAGCACGGAGCTGACGGTGGGCGCGGCGGTCGCCTGCTTCCTGGCGCTGGAGGGCGCCGACGTGAGCTACACCAACCACCGCGGCCGGAGCCCGCTGGACCTGGCCGCCGAGGGCCGCGTGCTCAAGGCCCTTCAAGGCTGCGCCCAGCGCTTCCG GGAGCGACAGGCGGGCGGGGGCgcggccccaggccccaggcacGCGCTCGGGACCCCCAACACCGTGACGAACCTGCACGTGGGCGCCGCGCCGGGGCCCGAGGCTGCTGAGTGCCTGGTGTGCTCCGAGCTGGCGCTGCTGGTGCTGTTCTCGCCATGCCAGCACCGCACCGTGTGCGAGG AGTGCGCGCGCAGGATGAAGAAGTGCATCAGGTGCCAGGTGGCCGTCAGCAAGAAGCTACGCGCAG ACGGCTCTGAGGTGGCGAgcgccgcccccgcccccggcccgccgcGCCAGCTGGTGGAGGAGCTGCAGAGCCGCTACCGGCAGATGGAGGAACGTATCACCTGCCCCATCTGCATCGACAGCCACATCCGCCTCGTGTTCCAGTGCGGCCACGGCGCATGCGCCCCCTGCGGCTCCGCGCTCAGCGCCTGCCCGATCTGCCGCCAGCCCATCCGCGACCGCATCCAGATCTTCGTGTGA